A window of the Natronomonas salina genome harbors these coding sequences:
- a CDS encoding transcription initiation factor IIB, producing the protein MSEHTRTRTNETDETESERDERTGCPECGGKLSADSEHGETVCRDCGLVVEEDEIDRGPEWRAFDSAEKDEKSRVGAPTTNMMHDKGLSTNIDWRDQDAYGNSLGSRQRQKMQRLRKWNERFRTRDSKERNLKQALGEIDRMASALGLPDNVRETASVIYRRALDENLLPGRSIEGVSTASVYAAARQAGVPRSLDEVAGVSRVEKSEIARTYRYVVRELGLEVQPADPESYVPRFASELGLSEEAENRARKLLQNAKEQGVHSGKSPVGLAAAAVYAASLLTNEKTTQAAVSEVADISEVTIRNRYHELLEAEQDLAFA; encoded by the coding sequence ATGAGTGAGCACACCAGAACGCGAACGAACGAGACCGACGAAACGGAGTCCGAACGAGACGAGCGGACCGGCTGCCCCGAGTGCGGCGGCAAACTGTCGGCCGACAGCGAGCACGGCGAGACCGTCTGTCGAGACTGCGGGCTCGTCGTCGAGGAGGACGAGATCGACCGCGGCCCCGAGTGGCGTGCCTTCGACAGCGCCGAGAAGGACGAGAAGTCCCGCGTCGGCGCCCCGACGACCAACATGATGCACGACAAGGGGCTGTCGACGAACATCGACTGGCGCGACCAGGACGCCTACGGCAACTCCCTCGGGTCGCGGCAGCGCCAGAAGATGCAGCGGCTCCGCAAGTGGAACGAGCGGTTCCGGACCCGCGACTCCAAGGAGCGGAACCTCAAGCAGGCCCTCGGCGAGATCGACCGGATGGCCTCCGCGCTCGGCCTGCCGGACAACGTCCGCGAGACCGCGTCGGTCATCTACCGCCGCGCCCTCGACGAGAACCTCTTGCCGGGCCGCTCCATCGAGGGCGTCTCGACGGCCTCCGTCTACGCCGCCGCCCGGCAGGCCGGCGTCCCGCGCAGCCTCGACGAGGTCGCGGGCGTCTCCCGCGTCGAGAAGAGCGAGATCGCCCGCACCTACCGCTACGTGGTCCGCGAACTCGGCCTCGAGGTCCAGCCCGCCGACCCCGAGAGCTACGTCCCGCGGTTCGCCAGCGAACTCGGCCTCAGCGAGGAGGCCGAGAACCGCGCCCGCAAGCTCCTCCAGAACGCCAAGGAGCAGGGCGTCCACTCCGGGAAGTCCCCCGTCGGGCTCGCCGCCGCGGCCGTCTACGCCGCGTCGCTGCTGACCAACGAGAAGACCACGCAGGCCGCCGTCAGCGAGGTCGCCGACATCTCCGAGGTCACCATCCGGAACCGCTACCACGAACTGCTCGAGGCGGAGCAGGACCTCGCCTTTGCCTAA
- a CDS encoding DUF7559 family protein, translating into MPKTLEVVCTRDDCDLDMFELHYRYSMSDGTGVESFTCPYCQESDGLEAIDA; encoded by the coding sequence ATGCCAAAGACGCTCGAAGTCGTCTGCACGCGCGACGATTGCGACCTCGACATGTTCGAGCTCCACTACCGATACTCGATGTCCGACGGGACGGGCGTCGAGTCGTTCACCTGCCCGTACTGCCAGGAATCGGACGGACTGGAAGCGATCGACGCATGA
- a CDS encoding response regulator, whose amino-acid sequence MTRSIHVLHVDDNAALRDLTAEFLEKVATEITVHSVADPTDVPATLAGEPIDCVVSDYEMPEQNGLDLCRELREDHPDVPFFLFTSRGGEEIVGRAMGAGATDYIQKEPGVEQYTLLANRIANAVSKHRTEERLAELERAIDEEAAADGGVTPGDGDTVDDVEVEVVSESESEAVGSVEF is encoded by the coding sequence ATGACCCGATCGATCCACGTACTCCACGTCGACGACAACGCGGCGCTCCGCGACCTGACCGCGGAGTTCCTCGAGAAGGTCGCGACGGAGATCACCGTCCACAGCGTCGCCGACCCGACCGACGTCCCGGCGACGCTGGCCGGCGAGCCGATCGACTGCGTCGTCAGCGACTACGAGATGCCCGAGCAGAACGGTCTCGACCTCTGCCGCGAGCTCCGCGAGGACCACCCCGACGTCCCGTTCTTCCTCTTCACCAGCCGCGGCGGCGAGGAGATCGTCGGCCGCGCGATGGGCGCCGGCGCGACCGACTACATCCAGAAGGAGCCCGGCGTCGAGCAGTACACCCTGCTGGCGAACCGCATCGCCAACGCCGTCTCGAAGCACCGCACCGAGGAGCGACTCGCCGAACTGGAGCGAGCGATCGACGAGGAGGCAGCAGCCGACGGCGGCGTGACGCCCGGTGACGGCGACACCGTCGACGACGTGGAGGTCGAGGTCGTCAGTGAGTCGGAGTCCGAAGCGGTCGGCAGCGTCGAGTTCTGA
- a CDS encoding DUF6684 family protein, translating into MSFLNITRETWADLTVNLIPLGILLAMDVLYWVVNPWGWDPVIVGIAHFLTIFPLLCLALLTYVSGRVIQRDEGREREKEREAVAD; encoded by the coding sequence ATGTCATTCCTCAACATCACCCGCGAGACGTGGGCCGACCTGACGGTCAACCTCATCCCCCTCGGCATCCTGCTGGCGATGGACGTCCTCTACTGGGTCGTCAACCCGTGGGGGTGGGACCCGGTCATCGTCGGCATCGCGCACTTCCTGACCATCTTCCCGCTGCTGTGCCTGGCGCTGCTGACCTACGTGAGCGGCCGGGTCATCCAGCGGGACGAGGGACGGGAGCGCGAGAAAGAGCGGGAAGCGGTGGCCGACTGA
- a CDS encoding radical SAM protein, with protein MKDPADLELTIVDGYVDEPAHFGVPPYISTYPRFAAGAAVDAGVPTEQVTYHTIDELREDRGKWHDVVDADLFVYVGGMTVPGKYVGGTPAEPDEVKELAWNADGVSVMGGPVRFGVGEANEGGTETERQNLDYDFLAGADIEAAVYDLVHGGLEGFEDRYRDNAELDRWASKGAFVIEQHPDHPDYLICEMETSRGCPYRCSFCTEPMYGDPAFRTPRSVVGEVDRLSDHGARHFRLGRQADILAYGGDGEAPNPEALRELYGGIREAVPDLGTLHLDNMNPVTITEYPERSREGIRIIAEHNTPGDTAAFGLESADPLVQEENNLLVTAEECLEAVRVVNEEGGWRPGEEPGSGPSVDPNATRLPKLLPGINLVHGLKGEREETFEHNKRFLRDVYEEGLMVRRINIRQVMAFEGTEMAETGADIARDHKQQFKRYKQEVREEIDNPMLQRVAPPGTVLPNVYLEYHQDGKTFGRQLGTYALLVGIPGERELGRTIDVAVTDHGFRSVSGVPYPLDVNSASMDELRMLPGVGKQRAGNIVVDRPYDSVEELSDDVDLARFCDENRLEARTDG; from the coding sequence ATGAAGGACCCGGCGGACCTCGAACTCACCATCGTCGACGGGTACGTCGACGAGCCGGCGCACTTCGGCGTGCCGCCCTACATCTCGACGTACCCCAGGTTCGCCGCCGGCGCCGCGGTCGACGCCGGCGTCCCCACGGAGCAGGTCACCTACCACACTATCGACGAGCTCCGCGAAGACCGCGGGAAGTGGCACGACGTCGTCGACGCGGACCTGTTCGTCTACGTCGGCGGGATGACCGTCCCGGGGAAGTACGTCGGCGGGACGCCCGCCGAGCCCGACGAGGTGAAGGAACTCGCCTGGAACGCCGATGGCGTCTCGGTGATGGGCGGACCGGTCCGCTTCGGCGTCGGCGAGGCCAACGAGGGCGGCACCGAGACCGAGCGGCAGAACCTCGACTACGACTTCCTGGCGGGCGCCGACATCGAGGCCGCAGTCTACGACCTGGTCCACGGCGGCCTGGAGGGCTTCGAGGACCGCTACCGGGACAACGCGGAGCTCGACCGCTGGGCCTCGAAGGGCGCGTTCGTCATCGAACAGCACCCCGACCACCCGGACTACCTCATCTGCGAGATGGAGACCTCGCGCGGCTGCCCGTACCGCTGTTCGTTCTGCACGGAGCCGATGTACGGCGACCCGGCGTTCCGGACGCCCCGCTCGGTCGTCGGGGAGGTCGACCGGCTCTCCGACCACGGGGCCCGCCACTTCCGGCTGGGCCGGCAGGCCGACATCCTCGCCTACGGTGGCGACGGCGAGGCGCCGAACCCCGAGGCGCTCCGTGAGCTCTACGGCGGCATCCGCGAGGCGGTGCCGGACCTCGGGACGCTGCACCTCGACAACATGAACCCCGTGACGATCACGGAGTACCCCGAGAGGTCGCGAGAGGGCATCCGGATCATCGCCGAGCACAACACGCCGGGCGACACCGCCGCCTTCGGCCTGGAGTCGGCCGACCCGCTCGTCCAGGAGGAGAACAACCTGCTCGTGACCGCCGAGGAGTGCCTGGAGGCGGTCCGCGTGGTCAACGAGGAGGGCGGCTGGCGCCCCGGCGAGGAGCCCGGTTCGGGCCCCTCCGTCGACCCGAACGCGACCCGCCTGCCGAAGCTGCTGCCCGGCATCAACCTCGTCCACGGACTGAAGGGCGAGCGCGAGGAGACCTTCGAGCACAACAAGCGGTTCCTCCGGGACGTCTACGAGGAGGGGCTGATGGTCCGACGGATCAACATCCGGCAGGTGATGGCCTTCGAGGGCACCGAGATGGCCGAGACCGGCGCCGACATCGCCCGCGACCACAAGCAGCAGTTCAAGCGGTACAAGCAGGAGGTCCGCGAGGAGATCGACAACCCGATGCTGCAGCGGGTCGCGCCGCCGGGGACGGTGCTGCCGAACGTCTACCTCGAGTACCATCAGGACGGCAAGACGTTCGGCCGACAGCTCGGCACCTACGCCCTGCTGGTCGGCATCCCGGGCGAGCGCGAACTCGGGCGGACCATCGACGTGGCCGTGACCGACCACGGCTTCCGGTCGGTGTCGGGTGTCCCCTACCCGCTGGACGTCAACAGCGCCTCGATGGACGAACTGCGGATGCTGCCCGGCGTCGGCAAGCAGCGGGCGGGCAACATCGTCGTCGACCGACCGTACGACTCCGTCGAGGAGCTGAGCGACGACGTCGACCTCGCGCGGTTCTGCGACGAGAACCGGCTCGAGGCGCGGACTGACGGGTAG
- a CDS encoding flippase-like domain-containing protein, translating into MTDREVSVVLPAYNEAGTLERTVEVTLETLGDFLPAGSFEVIVAEDGCDDETPEIASRLAAADDRVRHFHSDERLGRGGALERAFEASEGDVLVYFDTDLATDMRHLEQLVEAIRTDGYDVATGSRWMPGNVATRPFERDVASRGYNSLVRLFLRTGLRDHQCGFKAFDRAALFALTDGVEDDHWFWDTEVLVRAQRAGYDIEEFPVDWEPKGDTKVDLVRDVFGMGSQILRLWWQVGVQPRIDRRVTVAAGTLLVLVAVALMTVYLDPSAVLEAMRAADPVLVGVATVVYLLSWPLRGMRYRDILAELGYRERVGFLTGAVFISQTGNLVFPARAGDAVRAYIVKARRDIPYPSGFASLAIERVFDLLSLTVLAGATFIALALAGVDVTSIGAAEASGRGEQSGRTAVYVAAGVGAAAIAAVAVIVATARSDRNLVRAWLGRISDDSYVDYVAGVVERFAGDVQTVAEDRRAFAVVGASSLLIWVIDVATALVVFAAFDVGLAPGELVAVGFLAVSVGNLAKVLPLSPGGIGLYEGAFSLIVVALTPVGWAVALAAAIVDHAVKNVVTVVGGVASTLLLNVSLTTAVDESSDVDPDSPARD; encoded by the coding sequence ATGACGGACCGGGAGGTGAGCGTCGTGTTGCCCGCCTACAACGAGGCGGGAACCCTCGAGCGCACCGTCGAGGTGACGCTCGAGACGCTCGGCGACTTCCTCCCGGCGGGGAGCTTCGAGGTGATCGTCGCCGAGGACGGCTGCGACGACGAGACGCCCGAGATCGCCTCGCGGCTGGCCGCCGCGGACGACCGGGTGCGGCACTTCCACAGCGACGAGCGGCTGGGCCGCGGCGGCGCCCTCGAGCGGGCTTTCGAGGCCAGCGAGGGCGACGTCCTCGTGTACTTCGACACCGACCTCGCGACGGACATGCGGCACCTCGAGCAGCTGGTCGAGGCCATCCGGACGGACGGATACGACGTCGCCACCGGCTCGCGGTGGATGCCGGGCAACGTGGCGACGCGGCCGTTCGAGCGCGACGTCGCCTCGCGGGGGTACAACTCCCTGGTGCGGCTGTTCCTCCGGACGGGGCTGCGCGACCACCAGTGCGGGTTCAAGGCCTTCGACCGGGCGGCGCTGTTCGCGCTGACCGACGGGGTCGAGGACGACCACTGGTTCTGGGACACGGAGGTCCTGGTCCGCGCCCAGCGGGCCGGCTACGACATCGAGGAGTTCCCGGTCGACTGGGAGCCGAAGGGTGACACCAAGGTCGACCTCGTCCGGGACGTCTTCGGGATGGGCAGCCAGATCCTCCGGCTGTGGTGGCAGGTGGGCGTCCAACCGCGGATCGACCGCCGGGTGACGGTGGCCGCCGGGACGCTGCTGGTCCTCGTCGCCGTCGCGCTGATGACCGTCTACCTCGACCCCTCGGCGGTCCTCGAGGCGATGCGCGCGGCCGACCCGGTGCTGGTCGGCGTCGCGACGGTGGTCTACCTGCTGTCGTGGCCGCTGCGGGGGATGCGCTACCGCGACATCCTCGCCGAACTGGGCTATCGCGAACGCGTCGGGTTCCTGACGGGAGCGGTGTTCATCAGCCAGACGGGCAACCTCGTCTTCCCGGCGCGGGCAGGCGACGCCGTCCGGGCCTACATCGTGAAGGCCCGCCGGGACATCCCCTACCCGTCGGGCTTCGCGTCGCTGGCCATCGAGCGCGTCTTCGACCTGCTGAGCCTGACGGTGCTGGCCGGGGCGACGTTCATCGCGCTCGCGCTCGCGGGCGTCGACGTGACGTCCATCGGCGCGGCGGAGGCGTCCGGCCGGGGCGAGCAGAGCGGCCGGACGGCGGTCTACGTCGCGGCGGGCGTCGGCGCGGCCGCCATCGCCGCGGTCGCGGTCATCGTCGCGACGGCCCGCTCGGACCGCAACCTCGTGCGGGCGTGGCTCGGGCGGATTAGCGACGACTCCTACGTCGACTACGTCGCGGGCGTCGTCGAGCGGTTCGCCGGCGACGTCCAGACGGTCGCCGAGGACCGGCGGGCCTTCGCCGTCGTCGGCGCCAGCAGCCTCCTCATCTGGGTCATCGACGTCGCGACGGCGCTGGTCGTGTTCGCGGCCTTCGACGTCGGGCTGGCGCCGGGGGAACTGGTCGCCGTCGGGTTCTTGGCGGTCAGCGTCGGCAACCTCGCGAAGGTGCTGCCGCTGTCCCCGGGCGGCATCGGCCTGTACGAGGGCGCCTTCTCGCTCATCGTCGTCGCGCTGACGCCGGTCGGCTGGGCGGTCGCGCTGGCGGCCGCCATCGTCGACCACGCCGTCAAGAACGTCGTCACGGTCGTCGGCGGCGTCGCCTCGACGCTGCTGCTCAACGTCTCGCTGACCACCGCGGTCGACGAGTCCAGCGACGTGGACCCCGACTCGCCGGCCCGCGACTGA
- a CDS encoding NADP-dependent malic enzyme, whose protein sequence is MGLDEDALEYHRAEPPGKLEISTTKPTNTQRDLSLAYTPGVAAPCRAIADDPEDAYAYTTKGNMVGVVSNGSAVLGLGDIGAQASKPVMEGKGVLFKRFADIDVFDIELEEADPAEFAETVARMEPTFGGINLEDIKAPECIRIEEYLREEMDIPVFHDDQHGTAIISGAALLNACEIAGKDLEDISVTFAGAGAAATATARFYASLGVRTENITMCDIDGVVTEDRVAEGDPHQYVEPFAQPEGGSLADAMEGADAFVGLSAGGIVDPEMVRSMADDPIVFAMANPDPEIGYEAAKQAREDTVIMATGRSDYPNQVNNVLGFPFIFRGALDVRATEINEAMKIAAAEALADLAKEDVPDAVVKAYGDQPLRFGPEYIIPKPLDPRVLFEVSGAVAEAAMESGVARESLELDPYRETLEARLGKSREMMRVVLNKAQSDPKRLVLAEGTDTKMIRAAYQLSEQSIAEPILVGRKRDIWEQASDLGLDFDPEIVDPTTDELDPYAERLYELRQRNGITRREADSLVHDGNYLASVMVEMGDADAMLTGLTNHYPTALRPPLQVVGTAADAEYAAGVYMLTFKNQVVFLADATVNQAPDEHVLAEVARHTAALAGQFNVDPRVALLSYSDFGTVDNEGTRKPREAARMLREDPEIDFPVDGEMQADTAVVEEILDGDYPFSELDDPANVLVFPNLEAGNIAYKLLQRLGGAEAIGPMLVGMDKPVHVLQRGDEVKDIVNLASVAVVDAQ, encoded by the coding sequence ATGGGACTGGACGAGGACGCACTGGAGTACCACCGGGCCGAGCCCCCCGGGAAACTGGAGATATCGACGACGAAGCCGACCAACACGCAGCGGGACCTCTCCTTGGCGTACACGCCGGGCGTCGCGGCTCCCTGCCGGGCCATCGCCGACGACCCCGAGGACGCCTACGCGTACACGACGAAGGGGAACATGGTGGGCGTCGTCTCCAACGGCAGTGCGGTCCTCGGCCTCGGCGACATCGGCGCGCAGGCATCCAAGCCCGTCATGGAGGGCAAGGGCGTCCTCTTCAAGCGTTTCGCCGACATCGACGTCTTCGACATCGAACTCGAGGAGGCGGACCCGGCGGAGTTCGCCGAGACCGTCGCCCGGATGGAGCCGACGTTCGGGGGCATCAACCTCGAGGACATCAAGGCCCCCGAGTGCATCCGCATCGAGGAGTACCTCCGCGAGGAGATGGACATCCCCGTCTTCCACGACGACCAGCACGGCACCGCCATCATCTCCGGCGCCGCCCTCCTGAACGCCTGCGAGATCGCCGGCAAGGACCTCGAAGACATCTCGGTCACGTTCGCGGGCGCGGGTGCGGCCGCGACGGCGACCGCCCGGTTCTACGCCTCCCTCGGCGTCCGCACCGAGAACATCACGATGTGCGATATCGACGGCGTCGTCACCGAGGACCGCGTCGCCGAGGGCGACCCCCACCAGTACGTCGAGCCGTTCGCCCAGCCCGAGGGCGGCAGCCTCGCCGACGCGATGGAGGGTGCCGACGCCTTCGTCGGCCTCTCCGCCGGCGGCATCGTCGACCCGGAGATGGTCCGGTCGATGGCCGACGACCCCATCGTCTTCGCGATGGCCAATCCCGACCCGGAGATCGGCTACGAGGCGGCCAAACAGGCCCGTGAGGACACCGTGATCATGGCCACCGGCCGGTCCGACTACCCCAACCAGGTGAACAACGTCCTCGGGTTCCCGTTCATATTCAGGGGTGCGCTGGACGTCCGTGCGACCGAGATCAACGAGGCGATGAAGATCGCCGCCGCCGAGGCGCTGGCCGACCTCGCGAAGGAAGACGTTCCGGACGCGGTCGTGAAGGCCTACGGCGACCAGCCCCTGCGGTTCGGGCCGGAGTACATCATCCCGAAGCCGCTGGACCCCCGCGTCCTCTTCGAGGTCTCCGGCGCGGTCGCCGAGGCTGCCATGGAGAGCGGCGTCGCCCGCGAGTCGCTCGAACTCGACCCGTACCGCGAGACCCTGGAGGCCCGGCTGGGGAAGTCACGCGAGATGATGCGGGTCGTCCTCAACAAGGCCCAGAGCGACCCCAAGCGGCTCGTCCTCGCGGAGGGCACCGACACCAAGATGATCCGCGCGGCCTACCAGTTGTCCGAGCAGTCCATCGCCGAGCCGATCCTCGTCGGCCGGAAGCGCGACATCTGGGAGCAGGCCTCCGACCTCGGGCTGGACTTCGACCCCGAGATCGTCGACCCAACGACCGACGAGCTCGACCCCTACGCCGAGCGGCTCTACGAGCTCCGGCAGCGCAACGGGATCACCCGGCGAGAGGCCGACTCGCTGGTCCACGACGGCAACTACCTCGCCAGCGTGATGGTGGAGATGGGCGACGCCGACGCGATGCTGACGGGGCTGACGAACCACTACCCGACCGCGCTGCGGCCGCCGCTGCAGGTCGTCGGCACCGCCGCTGACGCCGAGTACGCCGCCGGCGTCTACATGCTCACGTTCAAGAACCAAGTGGTGTTCCTCGCCGACGCCACCGTCAACCAGGCGCCAGACGAGCACGTGCTGGCCGAGGTTGCGCGTCACACCGCCGCGCTCGCCGGGCAGTTCAACGTCGACCCCCGTGTCGCGCTGCTGTCGTACTCGGACTTCGGGACCGTCGACAACGAGGGGACGCGGAAGCCGCGTGAGGCCGCCCGGATGCTCAGAGAGGACCCCGAGATCGACTTCCCGGTCGACGGCGAGATGCAGGCCGACACCGCCGTCGTCGAGGAGATCCTCGACGGCGACTATCCGTTCTCCGAACTCGACGACCCGGCGAACGTGCTGGTCTTCCCGAACCTCGAGGCCGGCAACATCGCGTACAAACTCCTGCAGCGGCTCGGCGGCGCCGAGGCCATCGGCCCGATGCTCGTCGGCATGGACAAACCGGTTCACGTCCTCCAGCGCGGCGACGAGGTCAAGGACATCGTCAACCTGGCGAGCGTCGCGGTCGTCGACGCGCAATAA
- a CDS encoding Hsp20/alpha crystallin family protein yields the protein MIRKVGESIGRVVLDGIGRAASRVQERKPLPADLLESDDAFLAVFDAPGTTAGDVQVRFEGHTLMVNVDRFREFHDGYEMRFPGRGLTLDGEVTLPEDVDVDPEAADATIRDNGTLEVLIPKAGDGAAAPEAAEEEETTTGTTGNDPEEASPT from the coding sequence ATGATCCGGAAGGTGGGGGAGTCCATCGGCCGGGTCGTCCTCGACGGCATCGGCCGGGCGGCCAGCCGCGTCCAGGAGCGGAAGCCGCTACCGGCGGACCTCCTGGAGAGCGACGACGCCTTCCTCGCGGTGTTCGACGCGCCCGGGACGACCGCCGGCGACGTCCAGGTGCGCTTCGAGGGCCACACCCTGATGGTGAACGTCGACCGGTTCCGGGAGTTCCACGACGGCTACGAGATGCGGTTCCCGGGGCGGGGGCTGACGCTCGACGGCGAGGTGACGCTGCCCGAGGACGTCGACGTCGACCCCGAGGCGGCGGACGCGACCATCCGCGACAACGGCACGCTGGAGGTGCTCATCCCCAAGGCCGGCGACGGCGCCGCGGCCCCCGAGGCCGCCGAGGAGGAGGAGACGACGACTGGTACGACCGGCAACGACCCCGAGGAAGCCTCGCCGACCTGA
- a CDS encoding NAD(P)/FAD-dependent oxidoreductase, producing MARTLPGPLSPSVAVVGGGVVGSTVALELARSGADVTLFDAEIAAGSSGRAAGICYDAFAGQLDSEIAAQALATFRERDALTARPYVWLAREGDDRNADAMAEHVPRMQERGGDVAFLEPEALSERWPALRTDDVERAAIARDAGYADTAAYTRETAQLAVGAGADLRTGARVAVGPEPTVDGEAYDAVVVAAGAHTAPLLADAGYPIPVKAYRVQAFQSAATPLAERVPILYDATGGYYLRPDDGRLFVGDGTVPEEHDPDDWDRSADGWFRENCAEYLEAAVGEAVPEHRSWAGLCTATPDGDPLVGERTPGLYVASGFQGHGFMRAPAIGERLADAVLGGERIDAFDPNRFDDDEDFEIVEGMALDEN from the coding sequence ATGGCCCGCACCCTCCCGGGGCCGCTGTCGCCGTCGGTCGCCGTGGTCGGCGGGGGCGTCGTCGGGTCGACCGTCGCGCTGGAACTGGCCCGCAGCGGTGCCGACGTGACGCTGTTCGACGCCGAGATCGCCGCGGGGTCGAGCGGTCGCGCGGCGGGCATCTGTTACGACGCCTTCGCCGGCCAACTCGACAGCGAGATCGCCGCGCAGGCGCTCGCGACGTTCCGGGAGCGCGACGCGCTCACCGCTCGCCCGTACGTCTGGCTCGCGCGGGAGGGCGACGATCGCAACGCGGACGCGATGGCCGAGCACGTCCCGCGGATGCAGGAGCGCGGCGGGGACGTGGCGTTCCTCGAGCCCGAAGCACTCTCGGAGCGCTGGCCGGCGCTCCGGACCGACGACGTCGAGCGCGCCGCCATCGCTCGCGACGCCGGCTACGCCGACACCGCGGCCTACACCCGCGAGACCGCACAACTCGCGGTGGGCGCGGGCGCGGACCTCCGGACGGGCGCGCGCGTCGCGGTGGGTCCGGAACCGACCGTCGACGGCGAGGCGTACGACGCGGTCGTCGTCGCCGCCGGCGCTCACACTGCCCCGCTGCTCGCGGACGCCGGCTATCCGATCCCGGTGAAGGCCTACCGTGTCCAGGCGTTTCAGTCGGCGGCGACGCCGCTGGCCGAACGGGTGCCCATCCTCTACGACGCGACCGGCGGCTACTACCTCCGACCCGACGACGGCCGCCTCTTCGTCGGCGACGGCACCGTCCCGGAGGAGCACGACCCGGACGACTGGGACCGCTCGGCCGACGGCTGGTTCCGCGAGAACTGCGCGGAGTACCTCGAAGCCGCCGTCGGCGAGGCTGTCCCCGAGCACCGTTCCTGGGCTGGGCTCTGCACGGCGACGCCGGACGGCGACCCGCTCGTCGGCGAGCGCACGCCCGGCCTCTACGTCGCGTCGGGCTTCCAGGGCCACGGGTTCATGCGCGCGCCGGCGATCGGCGAACGGCTCGCGGACGCGGTGCTCGGCGGCGAGCGGATCGACGCCTTCGACCCCAACCGCTTCGACGACGACGAGGACTTCGAGATCGTCGAGGGGATGGCGCTCGACGAGAACTGA
- a CDS encoding MaoC family dehydratase, translating to MSEPDDTDGDRDGARLVDPDASAAEERRLVAGWQGRYYEDFRVGDVYKHPYGRTVTETDNVWLTNLTMNVNPMHFNEAYAAETEFGERLVDGLFVIALAVGMSVVDVSANATANLGYDRVRHHAPVFHGDTIFAESEVLEKRESESRDHVGLVTTELRAYNQDDELVLSLERTPMVLKREAAEPTAARPTGWPDGVGTQPGDVEGRVVGRRPREDGA from the coding sequence ATGAGCGAACCGGACGACACGGACGGAGACCGAGACGGCGCCCGGCTCGTCGACCCGGACGCCTCCGCCGCCGAGGAGCGCCGCCTCGTCGCGGGCTGGCAGGGCCGCTACTACGAGGACTTCCGCGTCGGCGACGTCTACAAGCACCCCTACGGCCGGACGGTCACCGAGACGGACAACGTCTGGCTGACGAACCTGACGATGAACGTCAACCCGATGCACTTCAACGAGGCCTACGCCGCCGAGACCGAGTTCGGCGAGCGCCTCGTCGACGGCCTGTTCGTCATCGCGCTCGCGGTGGGGATGAGCGTCGTCGACGTCTCGGCGAACGCCACCGCCAACCTGGGGTACGACCGGGTCCGCCACCACGCGCCGGTCTTCCACGGCGACACGATCTTCGCCGAGAGCGAGGTCCTCGAGAAGCGCGAGTCGGAGTCCCGTGACCACGTCGGCCTCGTGACGACCGAACTGCGGGCCTACAACCAAGACGACGAGCTCGTCCTCTCGCTGGAGCGGACGCCGATGGTGCTGAAGCGCGAGGCCGCCGAGCCCACGGCGGCGCGCCCCACCGGCTGGCCCGACGGCGTCGGCACGCAGCCGGGGGACGTCGAGGGCCGGGTCGTCGGCCGGCGACCCAGGGAGGACGGAGCGTGA
- a CDS encoding DUF7388 family protein gives MLTESTLARAGIDAVALKPAEHDLEAALDLDVETVVVDYEGRDHLPEAATFEALADAYDLLVTTPVRSDGFDPLGDDSLLESLPESATRVLVAGNGAYLTDDERRRAIAPRLQAAREAAPDAWVGTEGIERVALAAGGTQFELLSRGTRRDVRALRTAGFEGEVALYAPTVLTDDPDETLDAVGGYVARRGPVRAALPDGAATDAGATGRAREVLLRAATDYALAGDVETVGERVAELEDAGIDRVVAYPARGLDAFR, from the coding sequence ATGCTGACGGAGTCGACGCTCGCGCGGGCCGGCATCGACGCCGTCGCCCTGAAACCCGCCGAACACGACCTCGAGGCGGCGCTAGACCTCGACGTCGAGACGGTCGTCGTCGACTACGAGGGCCGCGACCACCTGCCCGAGGCGGCGACGTTCGAGGCGCTGGCCGACGCCTACGACCTCCTCGTCACGACGCCCGTCCGGAGCGACGGGTTCGACCCGCTCGGCGACGACTCCCTCCTGGAGTCCCTCCCCGAGTCGGCGACGCGCGTGCTCGTCGCGGGCAACGGCGCCTACCTCACCGACGACGAGCGGCGCCGCGCCATCGCACCGCGGCTGCAGGCCGCCAGGGAGGCGGCGCCCGACGCCTGGGTCGGCACCGAGGGCATCGAGCGCGTCGCCCTCGCGGCCGGCGGCACGCAGTTCGAATTGCTCTCCCGGGGGACGCGAAGAGATGTCCGGGCGCTCCGGACGGCCGGCTTCGAGGGCGAGGTCGCGCTGTACGCGCCGACCGTCCTGACCGACGACCCAGACGAGACGCTCGACGCCGTCGGCGGCTACGTCGCCCGCCGCGGGCCCGTGCGGGCGGCCCTGCCCGATGGCGCCGCGACCGACGCCGGGGCGACGGGCCGCGCCCGCGAGGTCCTCCTGCGGGCGGCGACCGACTACGCGCTCGCCGGCGACGTCGAGACCGTCGGCGAGCGCGTCGCCGAACTCGAGGACGCAGGGATCGACCGCGTCGTCGCGTATCCCGCCCGCGGCCTGGACGCCTTCCGCTGA